The following proteins are co-located in the Triticum aestivum cultivar Chinese Spring chromosome 1A, IWGSC CS RefSeq v2.1, whole genome shotgun sequence genome:
- the LOC123057979 gene encoding solute carrier family 35 member F2 isoform X1 codes for METKAKDAWGLALVLFLGQLVAFSMAAASFASSFLANLGVNTPLTQSFFAYLLLTLIYVPILLHRRQKPRVSMKLTLCGFSFTRLLTLYATPVLQIPWYWYLALAFVDVQGNYLVVKAYQYSSITSVTLLDCWTVVWVIILTWYALGTRYSFWQFVGAGTCVAGLGLVLLSDAKSTDEQDGGQMPLLGDALVIAGTVCFAFSNVGEEYCVKKNDRVELIAMLGLFGLFVSAIQIFIFERKSLEAVAWSPTMISLFAGFAVALLVFYTITPFVLKMSGSTLFNLSLLTSDMWAVAIRLLFYQQQINWLYYVAFTVVAIGLIVYSLNESSSADGRATGTEVAPHYQQLPSEDGSTSGSNLDSQKKKQLEGAHGIC; via the exons ATggagaccaaggccaaggacgcatGGGGCCTGGCGCTGGTTCTCTTCCTCGGCCAGCTCGTGGCCTTCTCCATGGCCGCCGCCAGCttcgcctcctccttcctcgccaATCTCG GAGTTAACACACCTCTCACACAATCCTTCTTCGCCTACCTCCTGTTGACTCTGATTTATGTGCCGATCCTCTTGCACCGACGGCAGAAGCCACGGGTGAGCATGAAACTTACCTTGTGTGGTTTTAGTTTCACACGCCTCCTCACTCTCTACGCCACTCCTGTCTTGCAGATACCTTGGTACTGGTACTTGGCGCTGGCCTTCGTCGATGTCCAGGGGAACTATCTGG TTGTCAAGGCATACCAGTACTCGTCCATCACCAGCGTAACGTTGTTGGACTGCTGGACCGTTGTATGGGTCATCATACTCACCTGGTACGCACTGGGCACAAGATACTCCTTCTGGCAATTTGTGGGGGCGGGGACCTGCGTGGCAGGGCTAGGCCTTGTGCTCCTTTCAGATGCAAAATCTACAGATGAGCAAG ATGGGGGTCAAATGCCACTTCTAGGGGATGCCCTTGTTATTGCCGGGACAGTTTGTTTTGCATTTAGCAATGTTGGAGAG GAATACTGTGTCAAGAAGAACGATCGGGTAGAGCTTATCGCGATGCTTGGACTATTTGGCCTGTTTGTCAGTGCAATTCAGAT ATTCATATTCGAAAGGAAGAGCCTAGAAGCAGTTGCCTGGTCTCCAACAATG ATAAGTTTGTTCGCGGGATTTGCCGTTGCATTACTAGTGTTCTACACCATTACTCCTTTTGTCCTCAAG ATGAGTGGATCAACATTGTTTAATCTCTCACTCTTAACATCTGACATGTGGGCAGTCGCCATTCGACTACTGTTCTATCAACAACAG ATAAACTGGCTGTACTACGTAGCATTCACAGTTGTGGCCATTGGATTAATCGTCTACTCACTGAA TGAGAGTTCTTCAGCCGATGGAAGAGCTACAGGTACAGAAGTTGCACCTCACTatcaacaacttccaagcgagGATGGCTCAACAAGTGGTTCTAATTTGGACAGCCAAAAAAAGAAGCAACTGGAAGGAGCTCATGGTATCTGTTAG
- the LOC123057979 gene encoding solute carrier family 35 member F2 isoform X2, whose translation METKAKDAWGLALVLFLGQLVAFSMAAASFASSFLANLGVNTPLTQSFFAYLLLTLIYVPILLHRRQKPRIPWYWYLALAFVDVQGNYLVVKAYQYSSITSVTLLDCWTVVWVIILTWYALGTRYSFWQFVGAGTCVAGLGLVLLSDAKSTDEQDGGQMPLLGDALVIAGTVCFAFSNVGEEYCVKKNDRVELIAMLGLFGLFVSAIQIFIFERKSLEAVAWSPTMISLFAGFAVALLVFYTITPFVLKMSGSTLFNLSLLTSDMWAVAIRLLFYQQQINWLYYVAFTVVAIGLIVYSLNESSSADGRATGTEVAPHYQQLPSEDGSTSGSNLDSQKKKQLEGAHGIC comes from the exons ATggagaccaaggccaaggacgcatGGGGCCTGGCGCTGGTTCTCTTCCTCGGCCAGCTCGTGGCCTTCTCCATGGCCGCCGCCAGCttcgcctcctccttcctcgccaATCTCG GAGTTAACACACCTCTCACACAATCCTTCTTCGCCTACCTCCTGTTGACTCTGATTTATGTGCCGATCCTCTTGCACCGACGGCAGAAGCCACGG ATACCTTGGTACTGGTACTTGGCGCTGGCCTTCGTCGATGTCCAGGGGAACTATCTGG TTGTCAAGGCATACCAGTACTCGTCCATCACCAGCGTAACGTTGTTGGACTGCTGGACCGTTGTATGGGTCATCATACTCACCTGGTACGCACTGGGCACAAGATACTCCTTCTGGCAATTTGTGGGGGCGGGGACCTGCGTGGCAGGGCTAGGCCTTGTGCTCCTTTCAGATGCAAAATCTACAGATGAGCAAG ATGGGGGTCAAATGCCACTTCTAGGGGATGCCCTTGTTATTGCCGGGACAGTTTGTTTTGCATTTAGCAATGTTGGAGAG GAATACTGTGTCAAGAAGAACGATCGGGTAGAGCTTATCGCGATGCTTGGACTATTTGGCCTGTTTGTCAGTGCAATTCAGAT ATTCATATTCGAAAGGAAGAGCCTAGAAGCAGTTGCCTGGTCTCCAACAATG ATAAGTTTGTTCGCGGGATTTGCCGTTGCATTACTAGTGTTCTACACCATTACTCCTTTTGTCCTCAAG ATGAGTGGATCAACATTGTTTAATCTCTCACTCTTAACATCTGACATGTGGGCAGTCGCCATTCGACTACTGTTCTATCAACAACAG ATAAACTGGCTGTACTACGTAGCATTCACAGTTGTGGCCATTGGATTAATCGTCTACTCACTGAA TGAGAGTTCTTCAGCCGATGGAAGAGCTACAGGTACAGAAGTTGCACCTCACTatcaacaacttccaagcgagGATGGCTCAACAAGTGGTTCTAATTTGGACAGCCAAAAAAAGAAGCAACTGGAAGGAGCTCATGGTATCTGTTAG